The genomic segment GCGGGGTGGACGCGGTCCGAAAGCGAGCCGACGAACCGGGCGCGGCCGGTTTCCTGCCACTCCACCGGCACCCCGATCCGGCTCGGCGGGCGGCGCAGGCCGTCGGGCAGTTCGGCGTCGGGGATCAGGAGGAGCCGACTGGCCCGGCGGCGCAGGTCGGTGATCCGCTCCGCGCCCGCGAGCAACTGGTTCCATTCGGCCTCGGGGATCATCCGGTCCGCGCTTTCCAGCACCGACGCGTCCGCCGTGGCCCACGAAACCGGGGAAGCCTCGAAGTTCCACCAGGTGTCCCGGCGGCCAGGGCCGACGAACCCGTGCATCACGCACGGCACCCACTGCCCCGGCACGAACTGCGTGCCTTCGCGGGCGCGGAACGCGATCAGCCGGTACGCGAAGCGCGGCGGTGAAACGGGGTCGCGGGAGATGTCGCCGAGCACCAGGATCTCGACCTTGCCGTCGGCCTGCTGCACCACCACCCCCGGCACGAGCTGCCCGCCGCGGAAGGGTTTGACCGCGTGCTCGGCGCGGAACCCGCGCACGATCGCGTAGA from the Amycolatopsis magusensis genome contains:
- a CDS encoding DUF3239 domain-containing protein encodes the protein MPRVSESAWPAGDPRRFFDAPIDADQLRASSPNIHARAIALLVGVVAGVVAIALGWWAIADGRWWSVVLGVLVLVAGLYAIVRGFRAEHAVKPFRGGQLVPGVVVQQADGKVEILVLGDISRDPVSPPRFAYRLIAFRAREGTQFVPGQWVPCVMHGFVGPGRRDTWWNFEASPVSWATADASVLESADRMIPEAEWNQLLAGAERITDLRRRASRLLLIPDAELPDGLRRPPSRIGVPVEWQETGRARFVGSLSDRVHPALP